One Solea senegalensis isolate Sse05_10M linkage group LG3, IFAPA_SoseM_1, whole genome shotgun sequence genomic window carries:
- the recql gene encoding ATP-dependent DNA helicase Q1 isoform X2, whose amino-acid sequence MEDVQEELDSVEAELEVVELQIAELLQKQTELTSRKNALLQQLGEACDTAPSSSSSSLSSASTKSSGANSVMSKKEMQLYDGTDFPWSKAVEQHLKDSFRLSTFRPLQLRAINLTLSGKDLFLVMPTGRGKSLCYQLPAVCSNGFTLVITPLISLMEDQIMYLKSIDVPAVMLNASSSKEHAKTVLAGMMDPKAPFKLLYVTPEKIAKSKMLMSRLEKAYNADLLSRITVDEVHCCSQWGHDFRPDYKLLGILKRQFPKVPLIGLTATATSSVLKDCEKILCVSQPITLTASFNRTNLYYEVRVKESDISASINDIASLITDRYKDQSGIVYVFSQKDAETVSSELQKRNIVASPYHANMEPNDKSHVHRKWTSNKIKVIVATVAFGMGIDKPDVRFVIHHTISKSVENYYQESGRAGRDGLPADCIVYFGFSDIFRISTMVVMENVGQKKLLKMVEYCQAVDRCRRSLMAVHFDEVWDDEGCNQTCDTCRYANDCTSVDISTHARQVVQIMELAESMNEKLTPLKLMEAWLGKGPAKYRKNLQTSTLSRLQCEAVIVRLLLQGYLREDFSFTPYTTYFYMKLGQKAALLKNHTHTLSMKMRTTQKESAMVKAASVQGKAKEGKRSVESAGDAPVSKKSKKSKTGLP is encoded by the exons ATGTGCAGGAGGAACTGGACTCAGTGGAGGCTGAGCTGGAGGTGGTGGAGCTGCAGATCGCAGAACTGCTGCAGAAGCAGACCGAGTTGACTTCTCGTAAGAATGCACTGCTGCAACAACTGGGAGAGGCCTGTGACACTGCGCCGTCTTCATCGTCGTCATCTTTGTCCTCTGCTTCTACCAAATCATCTGGAGCTAATTCAGTAATGAGCAAAAAGGAGATGCAGCTCTATGATGGCACAG ATTTCCCATGGTCCAAAGCAGTGGAGCAGCACCTGAAGGACTCGTTCCGTCTGTCCACTTTTAGACCACTCCAGCTCAGAGCCATCAATCTGACCCTGTCAGGAAAAGATCTCTTTCTGGTTATGCCCACAGGAAGAGGCAAGAGCCTCTGCTACCAGCTACCTGCAGTCTGCTCCAATG gTTTTACACTGGTCATCACTCCCTTGATTTCTCTAATGGAGGACCAGATCATGTACCTGAAGTCAATCGATGTGCCAGCGGTCATGCTGAACGCATCCAGTAGCAAG GAGCATGCTAAGACGGTCTTGGCTGGAATGATGGATCCGAAGGCTCCTTTTAAGCTCCTGTACGTGACTCCAGAGAAGATCGCCAAAAGCAAGATGCTCATGTCTCGACTGGAGAAAGCCTACAATGCAGACCTGCTGAGTCGCATCACTGTGGACGAGGTGCACTGCTGCAGCCAGTGGGGACATGACTTCAGACCAG ATTATAAACTGCTGGGCATCCTGAAGAGACAGTTCCCCAAAGTGCCGCTGATCGGCCTCACAGCCACGGCAACCAGCAGCGTCCTCAAGGACTGCGAGAAGAtcctgtgtgtgtcacagccaATCACGCTCACCGCCTCCTTCAACAGAACCAATCTTTACTATGAG GTTCGTGTTAAAGAGTCTGACATCAGTGCATCAATAAACGACATCGCCTCTTTGATCACGGACAGATACAAGGACCAGTCAG GCATTGTGTATGTGTTCTCGCAGAAGGATGCCGAGACTGTGTCCTCTGAACTCCAGAAGAGGAACATCGTGGCTTCTCCCTACCACGCCAACATGGAGCCCAACGACAAGTCCCACGTTCACCGCAAATGGACCTCCAACAAAATTAAG GTGATCGTAGCCACTGTGGCGTTTGGCATGGGCATCGACAAGCCTGACGTCAGGTTCGTCATCCACCACACCATCAGCAAGTCGGTTGAGAACTACTACCAAGAGAGTGGACGCGCAG gaAGAGATGGCCTCCCCGCAGACTGCATCGTCTACTTTGGCTTCTCTGATATATTCCGGATCAGCACCATGGTGGTGATGGAGAATGTTGGTCAAAAGAAGCTGCTCAAGATGGTTGAATACTGTCAGGCGGTTGACAG GTGTCGTCGCTCCCTCATGGCCGTCCATTTTGATGAGGTGTGGGACGATGAAGGCTGCAATCAGACGTGCGATACTTGCCGCTACGCAAATG ACTGCACCTCCGTGGACATTTCCACACATGCCAGGCAGGTGGTGCAGATCATGGAGCTGGCAGAGTCCATGAATGAGAAGCTGACTCCTCTGAAGCTGATGGAGGCGTGGCTGGGGAAAGGCCCCGCCAAGTACAGGAAGAATCTTCAGACCTCCACGCTGTCTCGGCTGCAGTGTGAAGCTGTCATCGTGCGGCTGTTGCTGCAGGGATACCTCAG AGAGGACTTCAGCTTCACTCCATACACCACCTACTTCTACATGAAGCTGGGCCAAAAAGCTGCTCTGCTGAAGAACCATACTCACACACTCAGTATGAAGATGAGGACGACACAGAAGGAATCTGCCATG GTAAAAGCTGCGAGTGTCCAGGGCAAAGCCAAAGAGGGGAAGAGATCAGTTGAAAGTGCTGGAGATGCCCCCGTGTCCAAGAAATCCAAGAAATCCAAGACAGGCCTCCCCTAG
- the recql gene encoding ATP-dependent DNA helicase Q1 isoform X1, whose amino-acid sequence MEDVQEELDSVEAELEVVELQIAELLQKQTELTSRKNALLQQLGEACDTAPSSSSSSLSSASTKSSGANSVMSKKEMQLYDGTDFPWSKAVEQHLKDSFRLSTFRPLQLRAINLTLSGKDLFLVMPTGRGKSLCYQLPAVCSNGFTLVITPLISLMEDQIMYLKSIDVPAVMLNASSSKEHAKTVLAGMMDPKAPFKLLYVTPEKIAKSKMLMSRLEKAYNADLLSRITVDEVHCCSQWGHDFRPDYKLLGILKRQFPKVPLIGLTATATSSVLKDCEKILCVSQPITLTASFNRTNLYYEVRVKESDISASINDIASLITDRYKDQSGIVYVFSQKDAETVSSELQKRNIVASPYHANMEPNDKSHVHRKWTSNKIKVIVATVAFGMGIDKPDVRFVIHHTISKSVENYYQESGRAGRDGLPADCIVYFGFSDIFRISTMVVMENVGQKKLLKMVEYCQAVDRCRRSLMAVHFDEVWDDEGCNQTCDTCRYANDCTSVDISTHARQVVQIMELAESMNEKLTPLKLMEAWLGKGPAKYRKNLQTSTLSRLQCEAVIVRLLLQGYLREDFSFTPYTTYFYMKLGQKAALLKNHTHTLSMKMRTTQKESAMDTSAVKADETEVDLTFEPDVVDNRCPPQIKQKQFKEQRNLSRKRDLKPVSQTENTEQQLPHGHGEEEEKTRSVATQHVEVDVEINIIDNVSVSESQKTPSHPAKTCSKRKSTTPQRARRSRRANAAMADASAAASCSPTRASLISETAAEELCELRNYYSKQLRRINYISHERLAQPAEPGVLACIREPLRSLRLPRSVTIAQTARSLWTRVSGRRKLLQR is encoded by the exons ATGTGCAGGAGGAACTGGACTCAGTGGAGGCTGAGCTGGAGGTGGTGGAGCTGCAGATCGCAGAACTGCTGCAGAAGCAGACCGAGTTGACTTCTCGTAAGAATGCACTGCTGCAACAACTGGGAGAGGCCTGTGACACTGCGCCGTCTTCATCGTCGTCATCTTTGTCCTCTGCTTCTACCAAATCATCTGGAGCTAATTCAGTAATGAGCAAAAAGGAGATGCAGCTCTATGATGGCACAG ATTTCCCATGGTCCAAAGCAGTGGAGCAGCACCTGAAGGACTCGTTCCGTCTGTCCACTTTTAGACCACTCCAGCTCAGAGCCATCAATCTGACCCTGTCAGGAAAAGATCTCTTTCTGGTTATGCCCACAGGAAGAGGCAAGAGCCTCTGCTACCAGCTACCTGCAGTCTGCTCCAATG gTTTTACACTGGTCATCACTCCCTTGATTTCTCTAATGGAGGACCAGATCATGTACCTGAAGTCAATCGATGTGCCAGCGGTCATGCTGAACGCATCCAGTAGCAAG GAGCATGCTAAGACGGTCTTGGCTGGAATGATGGATCCGAAGGCTCCTTTTAAGCTCCTGTACGTGACTCCAGAGAAGATCGCCAAAAGCAAGATGCTCATGTCTCGACTGGAGAAAGCCTACAATGCAGACCTGCTGAGTCGCATCACTGTGGACGAGGTGCACTGCTGCAGCCAGTGGGGACATGACTTCAGACCAG ATTATAAACTGCTGGGCATCCTGAAGAGACAGTTCCCCAAAGTGCCGCTGATCGGCCTCACAGCCACGGCAACCAGCAGCGTCCTCAAGGACTGCGAGAAGAtcctgtgtgtgtcacagccaATCACGCTCACCGCCTCCTTCAACAGAACCAATCTTTACTATGAG GTTCGTGTTAAAGAGTCTGACATCAGTGCATCAATAAACGACATCGCCTCTTTGATCACGGACAGATACAAGGACCAGTCAG GCATTGTGTATGTGTTCTCGCAGAAGGATGCCGAGACTGTGTCCTCTGAACTCCAGAAGAGGAACATCGTGGCTTCTCCCTACCACGCCAACATGGAGCCCAACGACAAGTCCCACGTTCACCGCAAATGGACCTCCAACAAAATTAAG GTGATCGTAGCCACTGTGGCGTTTGGCATGGGCATCGACAAGCCTGACGTCAGGTTCGTCATCCACCACACCATCAGCAAGTCGGTTGAGAACTACTACCAAGAGAGTGGACGCGCAG gaAGAGATGGCCTCCCCGCAGACTGCATCGTCTACTTTGGCTTCTCTGATATATTCCGGATCAGCACCATGGTGGTGATGGAGAATGTTGGTCAAAAGAAGCTGCTCAAGATGGTTGAATACTGTCAGGCGGTTGACAG GTGTCGTCGCTCCCTCATGGCCGTCCATTTTGATGAGGTGTGGGACGATGAAGGCTGCAATCAGACGTGCGATACTTGCCGCTACGCAAATG ACTGCACCTCCGTGGACATTTCCACACATGCCAGGCAGGTGGTGCAGATCATGGAGCTGGCAGAGTCCATGAATGAGAAGCTGACTCCTCTGAAGCTGATGGAGGCGTGGCTGGGGAAAGGCCCCGCCAAGTACAGGAAGAATCTTCAGACCTCCACGCTGTCTCGGCTGCAGTGTGAAGCTGTCATCGTGCGGCTGTTGCTGCAGGGATACCTCAG AGAGGACTTCAGCTTCACTCCATACACCACCTACTTCTACATGAAGCTGGGCCAAAAAGCTGCTCTGCTGAAGAACCATACTCACACACTCAGTATGAAGATGAGGACGACACAGAAGGAATCTGCCATG GACACATCCGCTGTTAAAGCTGATGAGACAGAGGTTGATTTAACCTTTGAACCCGATGTCGTGGACAACAGGTGCCCCCCACAAATCAAACAGAAACAGTTTAAAGAACAGAGGAACTTGTCCAGGAAACGAGACCTGAAACCAGTGAGCCAGACTGAGAACACCGAACAACAGCTGCCACACGGacatggagaggaagaggagaagacgaGATCCGTTGCAACCCAACACGTAGAGGTTGATGTTGAAATAAACATAATTGATAATGTAAGTGTCAGTGAGAGTCAGAAAACGCCATCACATCCAGCCAAAACCTGCTCCAAAAGGAAATCCACCACACCTCAGAGAGCGAGGAGGAGTCGGCGAGCAAACGCAGCCATGGCTGACGCCAGCGCAGCCGCGTCCTGCTCGCCGACCAGGGCCTCACTCATCTCCGAGACTGCGGCAGAGGAACTCTGCGAGCTGAGGAACTACTACAGCAAGCAGCTGCGGAGGATCAACTACATTTCCCATGAGCGCCTAGCGCAGCCTGCCGAGCCGGGTGTGCTGGCGTGTATCAGGGAGCCTCTGAGGAGCCTCCGCCTGCCCCGCAGTGTGACCATCGCTCAGACAGCCCGTAGCCTGTGGACACGAGTCAGCGGGAGGCGCAAACTGCTGCAACGCTGA